Sequence from the Candidatus Binatia bacterium genome:
TTTCTTCATCATCGGCAAGAGCCGCTTATACGCGGCCGCGGCCTTCGCGCACTGATTCGAGCCGGCATAGGACTTCGCCGCGATGTAGAGCAGCGGCGGATTCGCGTCGAGGTAGCCTTTCGCGGCCTTGTCGAGCGCGTCGAAGATTTGCGCCGCTTCTTTGTAGTTCTTCAACTCGAAGTCGGCGCCGGCGACGCATCCCAGCGTTTCCGGAGAGCGCTGAATCTCAAAGCTCCTGCCGCAAGCGTCTCGCGCTCCCGTGTAGTCGTGGACGCGCGAATACCCCTGACCCAGAAGCGCGAAGCCTTGCGCGTCCGGCGCGATCTGCGTGTACTGCTTGAGATATTTGATCGCGTCGTTGTAGCGCCCGGTCTGCAGCGCGACCTCGCCCATGCCCATGAGCGCGCCGGCGCTGTTGGGATCGAGGGAGAGCGCCGTCTGCCACTGCGCGGTCGCCTTGTCGAACTGGTGTTGACCGGCGTAGTAATCGCCCAAGGCAACGAATCCGGCCGGGATCTTCGGGAACTGCGTCGTCGCCTGTTGCAGAACCGCCAAGCCCTGTGGGTCCTTCTTCTCCTGGACGAAGTAGCCGGCCTTACGCACCATGATCGCGACCTTCTCATCGTCGGTCGACGCGGCGACGATGGCGTCGTCGTAGGCCTCGGTGGCGTGCGCGTCGTCGTGCTGGCGGGCGTAGAGATCGGCTTTAAAGACCAGCGCTTGAATGTTGCGGGGATCCACCGCGAGCGCGCGACCGATCGTCGCTACCGCCATCGGAATATTATCCTGTTGCGCGTAGGTCGTCGCGATCTGGAAGATCGGC
This genomic interval carries:
- a CDS encoding tetratricopeptide repeat protein, with the protein product MKRLALIALIILAGIIGVAATTPNAQAKKPSGTPSPSPSPSALPTASPEPPSVAIPRLVARLKANPSDQIAMAQLAAEYLQVGRPDITLQYTQHLLQMGDKTAQVYYYDGFAYQQLGNMPAATYDLEQASNLDPTNLGILAQLADVYIRQSRFNDAERIAKRAVTFNKNDAGALMTLGSVYAAEQHYDDARAQFEAAYALNPKDTAPIFQIATTYAQQDNIPMAVATIGRALAVDPRNIQALVFKADLYARQHDDAHATEAYDDAIVAASTDDEKVAIMVRKAGYFVQEKKDPQGLAVLQQATTQFPKIPAGFVALGDYYAGQHQFDKATAQWQTALSLDPNSAGALMGMGEVALQTGRYNDAIKYLKQYTQIAPDAQGFALLGQGYSRVHDYTGARDACGRSFEIQRSPETLGCVAGADFELKNYKEAAQIFDALDKAAKGYLDANPPLLYIAAKSYAGSNQCAKAAAAYKRLLPMMKKGTKDYDTVKAGATGNCHPAAKKSG